The following are from one region of the Brucella pseudogrignonensis genome:
- a CDS encoding phage portal protein — MNLLRKMLNGFVGDTPVKRNLTVREPDAWYPGDSIGGAGEIITEKNVLALSAVWACVNLISGTISSLPLMVYRKSADGSREVASDHPLYVVLHDSPNYDQTAVDFWDFMAASVELWGNGYARVNRSNGNVRVLTPILPALMSVQKKSNGDLIYKWTEDGKANEATDREILHIRGFGGNPLGGASTLYFGRRVFGLSQAADRSAGSMFENGLRPSGVLKFEKWLNDEQRELAEQKLAAKIGSGNAGKPIILEGGTEWQQLTITPEDAQMLETRSFSIEEICRFFGVPPHMVGHTSKSTSWGSGIEAQTLGFQKFTLRRRLKRIEQALMKQLLTPADKAAGVIIEFNQEGLLRGDTAGRARFYQQMTAIGAMTINEVRELENLPPVEGGDVPRMQMQNVPITEAGADRELTPRQSDNEE, encoded by the coding sequence GTGAACCTATTGCGAAAGATGCTGAATGGTTTCGTTGGCGATACGCCTGTTAAGCGGAACCTGACCGTTCGTGAGCCTGACGCTTGGTATCCGGGTGACAGCATCGGCGGGGCCGGGGAGATCATCACTGAAAAGAATGTTCTTGCACTGTCTGCGGTGTGGGCATGTGTGAACCTGATTTCAGGTACAATCTCGTCGTTGCCGCTTATGGTTTATCGCAAGAGTGCTGACGGATCACGCGAGGTCGCAAGCGATCACCCACTCTATGTTGTGCTGCACGACAGCCCGAATTACGACCAGACAGCGGTTGACTTCTGGGACTTCATGGCGGCATCGGTTGAGCTTTGGGGCAATGGTTACGCTCGTGTCAATCGATCAAATGGTAATGTTCGGGTCTTAACTCCTATTCTTCCGGCGCTGATGAGCGTTCAGAAGAAGTCCAACGGCGATCTGATTTACAAGTGGACTGAGGACGGCAAGGCGAACGAAGCCACAGATCGCGAAATCCTGCATATCCGTGGTTTCGGCGGCAACCCACTTGGCGGAGCGTCGACGCTTTACTTCGGTCGCCGTGTGTTTGGCTTATCGCAGGCAGCGGATAGATCAGCCGGATCGATGTTTGAGAACGGTTTGCGACCTTCTGGTGTTCTCAAGTTCGAGAAGTGGCTGAACGATGAGCAGCGCGAGCTTGCCGAACAGAAACTTGCAGCGAAAATCGGAAGCGGCAATGCTGGCAAGCCTATCATCCTAGAGGGCGGCACCGAATGGCAGCAACTGACGATTACGCCAGAAGATGCCCAGATGCTGGAAACCCGCTCATTCTCTATTGAGGAAATCTGTCGGTTCTTCGGTGTGCCTCCGCATATGGTTGGTCACACATCGAAATCGACAAGTTGGGGATCGGGTATTGAAGCGCAAACACTCGGCTTTCAGAAGTTCACACTTCGCCGTCGTTTGAAGCGCATTGAACAGGCACTGATGAAACAGCTCCTGACGCCAGCGGATAAGGCGGCAGGGGTTATCATAGAATTTAACCAAGAAGGCCTTCTGCGGGGCGATACGGCGGGAAGAGCGCGGTTCTACCAGCAGATGACGGCAATCGGCGCGATGACGATCAACGAAGTCCGAGAGCTTGAGAACTTGCCACCTGTCGAGGGCGGAGATGTTCCACGCATGCAGATGCAGAATGTGCCCATTACCGAAGCCGGTGCAGACCGAGAACTGACCCCGCGTCAGAGCGACAACGAGGAATAA
- a CDS encoding terminase large subunit, translating to MSYADKAHQYARDVVSGAIPACKYVYQACQRQLDDLANPPKGYHFDTGRAERICRFVELCPHIKGPSASRGDLMILEPWQLFILSTSFGWVDSNGNRRFRRVYVEVPRGNGKSSFSSPVGLYMLALDGEAGAEIYSAATTRDQARIVFRDAQAMARKMPAYRNRFKVDVSAQSLVQMKTSSAFKALSADGHTLDGLNIHLAIVDELHAHKSRDVYDVLETGLGKRPQSMLWMITTAGSNKHGICYEVRKFVLDVLAGTVAGEAADAVFGIIYTIDEGDDPFAEETLRKANPNWGVSVDPKIVLQTAGKARQVATARANYLTKHLNVWVDANSALFDTDWWRKCEDRDLVEEDFANDECVIGLDLASKIDIAARVNLYRRLIDGKAHYYVFPRFYLPRVAIEEDKHPMYRGWEMQGDITATAGETIDFGSIEDDIKAEGPGLNLQAVATDPWQAQQMIQNLKRDGMPAEEYRQTVATMSEATKTLDALMREQRIHHTGNAVMNWMIGNVVGHYDAKENVYPRKEMPQNKIDGAVALIMALGWFIQQETEHDGMDDYFKSLAGAA from the coding sequence TTGAGCTACGCAGATAAGGCGCATCAATACGCCCGTGACGTTGTTTCAGGCGCTATTCCGGCCTGCAAGTATGTCTATCAGGCTTGCCAGCGACAGCTTGACGATCTGGCTAATCCGCCGAAGGGCTATCACTTCGATACCGGAAGGGCAGAGCGCATCTGCCGATTTGTCGAGCTATGCCCACATATCAAAGGCCCGTCAGCTTCACGCGGCGATCTGATGATTTTGGAGCCGTGGCAGCTATTCATCTTGAGCACGTCATTCGGCTGGGTGGATAGTAACGGAAATAGGCGGTTTCGTCGCGTTTATGTGGAAGTCCCCCGCGGTAACGGGAAGTCATCTTTCTCGTCGCCGGTTGGTCTTTACATGCTTGCGCTTGACGGTGAAGCCGGTGCTGAAATCTACTCGGCAGCGACGACACGCGATCAGGCTCGCATTGTTTTCCGCGATGCACAGGCGATGGCAAGAAAGATGCCTGCCTATCGCAATCGGTTTAAGGTCGATGTCAGTGCACAGTCTCTTGTGCAGATGAAAACATCGAGCGCGTTCAAGGCTCTATCCGCTGACGGGCATACGCTTGACGGTTTGAATATTCATCTGGCTATCGTAGACGAGCTTCACGCGCACAAAAGCCGTGATGTTTATGATGTTCTGGAAACAGGGCTTGGCAAACGGCCTCAATCGATGCTGTGGATGATCACCACGGCAGGCAGCAACAAGCACGGTATCTGCTACGAGGTCAGGAAGTTCGTTCTTGATGTTCTGGCTGGCACTGTAGCGGGGGAGGCTGCTGACGCTGTATTCGGAATTATTTACACCATTGACGAGGGCGACGATCCGTTTGCAGAAGAAACTTTGCGGAAGGCAAACCCGAATTGGGGTGTGTCTGTCGATCCTAAGATTGTCTTACAGACGGCAGGCAAGGCCAGACAGGTTGCAACAGCAAGGGCGAATTATCTCACCAAGCATCTGAATGTTTGGGTTGACGCTAATTCGGCGCTGTTTGACACAGACTGGTGGCGCAAATGCGAGGACCGCGATCTTGTTGAGGAAGACTTTGCCAACGACGAATGTGTCATTGGCCTTGATCTGGCAAGTAAGATCGACATTGCAGCGCGTGTAAACCTCTATCGCAGGTTGATAGATGGGAAGGCTCATTATTATGTTTTCCCACGTTTTTACCTACCGAGAGTTGCAATAGAAGAAGATAAGCACCCGATGTATCGCGGGTGGGAGATGCAGGGCGACATAACTGCCACTGCCGGTGAGACAATCGACTTCGGTTCAATCGAGGATGACATCAAGGCGGAAGGTCCGGGATTAAATCTGCAAGCTGTAGCAACTGACCCATGGCAAGCGCAGCAGATGATCCAGAACCTCAAGCGCGATGGAATGCCTGCCGAGGAATATCGGCAAACAGTGGCAACGATGAGCGAGGCGACGAAAACGCTTGATGCTCTCATGCGGGAACAGCGCATTCATCACACCGGAAATGCGGTGATGAACTGGATGATCGGCAATGTTGTCGGGCATTACGATGCAAAAGAGAACGTCTACCCGCGCAAGGAGATGCCTCAAAACAAGATCGACGGTGCGGTGGCGCTAATCATGGCTCTTGGCTGGTTTATTCAGCAGGAAACGGAACATGATGGCATGGATGATTACTTCAAGAGCTTGGCAGGTGCAGCGTGA